A section of the bacterium SCSIO 12696 genome encodes:
- a CDS encoding inorganic phosphate transporter, whose translation MDILNEYNTILLILVCTFGFFMAWGVGANDVANAMGTSVGSKALTIKQAILIAMVFEFAGAYLAGGEVTKTIRKGLIDADVLAGSPELLVFGMMSALLAAGTWLLVATARGWPVSTTHSIIGAIVGFAAVGISMEAVKWGKVGSVVASWVVAPVLAGTISFILFRSVQKLILTQENPFARAKKYIPIYMFGVGFLMAMVTILKGLKHVFKSHDISFSFGEAALWATVVGIVVAFIGKLLLNRVHRDEPAEQENRFASVEKVFAVLMIFTACAMAFAHGSNDVANAVGPLAAVYSVLDSGVVTTSSKMPGWILLLGASGIVVGLATLGFKVMATIGKKITELTPSRGFAAELGAAGTVVVASGTGLPVSTTQVLVGAVLGVGLARGIGALNLRAIGTIFMSWVVTLPAGAGLAILFFFLFKGIFS comes from the coding sequence GTGGACATTCTTAACGAATACAACACCATCCTGCTGATTCTGGTTTGCACCTTTGGCTTCTTCATGGCTTGGGGTGTAGGTGCCAACGACGTGGCCAATGCCATGGGCACGTCGGTGGGTTCAAAAGCCTTGACCATCAAGCAAGCCATTTTGATCGCCATGGTATTCGAGTTTGCCGGAGCCTACCTGGCGGGCGGCGAAGTCACCAAAACCATTCGCAAAGGCTTGATTGATGCGGATGTATTGGCGGGCAGCCCGGAGCTACTGGTGTTTGGCATGATGTCGGCTCTGTTGGCGGCGGGCACCTGGCTGTTGGTGGCTACCGCACGGGGCTGGCCGGTATCCACTACCCACTCCATTATCGGTGCCATTGTCGGTTTTGCTGCGGTGGGTATATCGATGGAAGCGGTAAAATGGGGAAAAGTTGGCAGCGTAGTCGCCAGCTGGGTAGTGGCACCGGTGTTGGCAGGCACTATCTCATTCATTCTGTTCCGCAGTGTGCAAAAGTTGATCCTCACCCAGGAAAATCCGTTTGCCCGCGCCAAGAAATACATTCCCATCTATATGTTTGGTGTTGGCTTTTTAATGGCCATGGTCACCATCCTCAAAGGACTCAAGCACGTTTTTAAAAGCCATGACATCAGCTTTTCATTTGGCGAAGCCGCCCTTTGGGCCACGGTTGTCGGTATCGTGGTTGCATTTATCGGCAAGCTGTTGCTCAACCGGGTACACCGGGATGAGCCCGCCGAACAGGAAAACCGCTTTGCGAGCGTGGAAAAAGTATTTGCGGTGCTGATGATCTTTACCGCCTGCGCCATGGCGTTTGCCCACGGCTCCAACGACGTGGCCAATGCGGTGGGGCCATTGGCAGCAGTGTATTCGGTATTGGACAGCGGTGTTGTCACCACCAGTTCGAAAATGCCTGGCTGGATTTTGTTGCTGGGTGCCAGTGGCATCGTGGTGGGCCTGGCCACACTGGGCTTTAAGGTGATGGCCACCATCGGCAAGAAGATCACTGAGCTCACCCCCAGTCGGGGCTTTGCCGCCGAACTGGGGGCCGCCGGTACTGTGGTGGTTGCCTCCGGCACCGGGCTGCCGGTCTCCACCACTCAAGTGCTGGTTGGCGCGGTGTTGGGCGTGGGTTTGGCTCGAGGTATTGGCGCCCTCAACTTGCGCGCCATCGGCACCATTTTTATGTCTTGGGTGGTTACCCTGCCCGCCGGTGCCGGGCTGGCAATTTTGTTCTTCTTTTTGTTTAAAGGCATTTTTAGTTAA
- a CDS encoding helix-turn-helix domain-containing protein yields the protein MPTQEPFKVAVLLCDNQLATSATMPMEMLRSAQAAALQKNRYARTIEMRTLSVEGKAVDSAAGFLLQADGPLDKQQYNLVHIPGQWRNPRPVLHKHAAALPWLRAQAERGALISAVGTGVCFLAEAGLLDDKPATTHWHYFDRFQQDYPNVQLKRQYFITQAGNLYCAASVNALGELTVHMIHRLYGSEIATHVARHFFHEIRNLNEPVGYLADQVQYHPDEQVAQAQIWLQDNFGKVVRMTELASQLGMSVRTFNRRFKAALGKTPLTYLQEIRLENARELLQKANLSVAEVAARVGYQDTGAFSKLFTAHYHTSPTRYREVVRAKLFKPEKTLKY from the coding sequence ATGCCAACCCAGGAGCCCTTTAAGGTCGCGGTATTGTTGTGCGACAACCAACTGGCCACCAGTGCCACCATGCCGATGGAAATGCTGCGCAGCGCCCAGGCAGCGGCGCTGCAAAAAAATCGTTATGCGCGCACCATTGAAATGCGCACCTTGAGTGTGGAAGGCAAAGCCGTGGATTCCGCGGCGGGTTTTTTGTTGCAGGCCGATGGACCACTGGATAAGCAACAGTACAATCTGGTGCACATCCCCGGCCAATGGCGCAATCCCCGCCCGGTTCTGCACAAGCACGCGGCGGCGCTGCCCTGGTTACGCGCCCAGGCAGAACGAGGCGCGCTGATTTCCGCCGTCGGCACCGGCGTCTGCTTTCTCGCCGAGGCGGGTCTGCTCGATGACAAGCCCGCCACCACTCACTGGCATTACTTTGACCGCTTCCAGCAGGACTATCCCAACGTTCAATTAAAGCGCCAATATTTTATTACCCAGGCCGGCAACCTGTATTGCGCGGCCAGCGTTAACGCCCTGGGCGAACTCACTGTGCATATGATCCACCGCCTCTACGGAAGCGAAATTGCCACCCATGTGGCACGCCACTTCTTCCACGAAATTCGCAACCTCAACGAACCGGTGGGCTACCTGGCGGATCAGGTGCAATACCACCCGGATGAACAGGTGGCCCAAGCACAGATCTGGCTGCAGGATAACTTTGGCAAGGTCGTGCGCATGACCGAGCTTGCCAGTCAGCTGGGCATGAGCGTGCGTACCTTTAACCGCCGTTTCAAAGCGGCGCTGGGGAAAACCCCGCTCACTTACCTGCAAGAGATCCGCCTGGAGAACGCCCGCGAGCTGCTGCAAAAAGCCAACCTGTCGGTAGCCGAAGTGGCAGCCCGCGTGGGTTATCAGGACACCGGAGCATTCAGCAAGTTATTTACCGCCCATTATCACACCTCCCCCACCCGCTATCGCGAAGTGGTTCGGGCGAAGTTGTTTAAGCCGGAGAAGACGCTGAAGTACTGA
- a CDS encoding septum formation family protein, with product MSRSTIIVIAVIVGVFAYKHFNKADRDDAGNIVAEGSVDAFSVKVGDCFNEPKGAEVETVVGVPCNEPHDSEVFYQFDIESQEFPTQTVEQIANDGCLEKFEAFVGKNYNDSLLELYYLYPTRESWVRMNDRAVTCAVYHSQNKKLTSSARGMAI from the coding sequence ATGTCTCGTTCAACAATAATCGTGATTGCTGTCATTGTCGGTGTCTTTGCTTATAAGCATTTCAATAAGGCGGATCGTGATGATGCAGGTAACATCGTTGCAGAGGGCTCTGTTGATGCTTTTTCAGTGAAGGTGGGTGACTGCTTTAATGAGCCTAAAGGTGCTGAGGTTGAAACAGTGGTTGGCGTGCCGTGCAATGAACCTCACGATAGCGAAGTGTTTTATCAGTTTGATATTGAATCTCAAGAGTTTCCAACGCAAACCGTAGAGCAAATAGCCAACGATGGTTGCCTGGAAAAGTTTGAAGCATTTGTCGGCAAAAATTACAACGATTCCCTGCTAGAACTTTATTATTTATACCCAACCCGAGAAAGCTGGGTGCGTATGAACGATCGAGCCGTCACTTGCGCTGTCTATCACTCCCAAAATAAAAAGCTAACCAGCAGCGCTCGAGGCATGGCTATTTAG
- a CDS encoding YbjQ family protein — protein sequence MIITNIETVPGKTIVKHLGMVQGNTVRAKHVGKDILAGFKNVFGGELKSYTDLLTESREEATQRMEAQASAIGANAVINVRYSTSSVAAGAAELFVYGTAVVVEDASSGS from the coding sequence TTGATTATCACCAATATCGAAACCGTGCCCGGCAAAACCATCGTCAAGCACCTGGGTATGGTGCAGGGCAATACGGTGCGCGCCAAGCACGTGGGCAAAGACATTCTTGCCGGCTTCAAGAATGTGTTTGGCGGTGAACTAAAAAGCTATACGGATTTGCTCACCGAATCCCGCGAGGAAGCCACCCAGCGTATGGAGGCCCAGGCCAGTGCCATCGGTGCCAATGCAGTGATCAATGTGCGTTACTCCACGTCGTCGGTAGCCGCCGGTGCCGCCGAGCTGTTTGTGTACGGCACGGCGGTAGTTGTAGAAGACGCCAGCAGCGGGAGCTGA
- a CDS encoding chorismate lyase — protein MFHREPAWRSYRRVPRHSIPQSLRHWLLDQGSLTERLIAASGTRFQVQVLNQRWQLPRLSECRLLGLPSRHHALVREVILHGADQPWVYARSVLPMATLTGRLRAMRQLDNRPLGALLFSDPTMERSPMEIACLTTDNAVVPTQLGKLNHPVWGRRSVFQLDNKPLMVSEIFLPGFPGYKPGYGYGVEYQTEFENE, from the coding sequence CTGTTCCACCGGGAACCCGCCTGGCGCAGCTATCGGCGGGTGCCTCGGCACAGCATTCCGCAGTCATTGCGGCATTGGCTGCTGGATCAAGGATCGCTCACTGAACGCTTGATCGCCGCCAGTGGCACCCGCTTTCAGGTGCAAGTACTCAACCAGCGCTGGCAACTGCCCCGGTTATCAGAATGCCGCTTGTTGGGCTTACCCAGCCGCCATCACGCTCTGGTGCGAGAAGTGATTCTTCACGGCGCCGACCAGCCCTGGGTATACGCCCGCAGTGTACTGCCCATGGCCACCCTCACCGGCCGCTTGCGGGCCATGCGCCAACTGGATAACCGCCCCTTGGGAGCACTGCTATTCAGTGACCCGACCATGGAGCGCAGCCCCATGGAAATCGCCTGTTTGACCACCGACAATGCGGTTGTGCCCACGCAGCTGGGGAAACTGAATCACCCGGTCTGGGGGCGGCGCTCGGTGTTTCAGCTGGATAACAAACCGCTGATGGTAAGTGAGATATTTTTGCCGGGGTTCCCTGGTTATAAACCAGGCTATGGATATGGAGTTGAGTATCAGACAGAGTTCGAAAACGAATAG
- a CDS encoding TIGR00153 family protein, whose product MSNPFASLFGKSPIKPLQEHMTAVVDCAQYLAAFLDATIAADWKTAANLHEQIGNTEHRADELKKQLRLHLPKSLFMPMSRSDLLELLSVQDKVANAAKDISGIMLGRQMAIPEPLQPKMKDFVGAAIAVAQQALKAINELDELLETGFSGGEIDIIEQMIERLDELEDTTDGLERELRQKLFALEADLPPVEVMFLYQTIGGIGAMADHAERVGGRLQLLLAR is encoded by the coding sequence ATGTCTAATCCTTTTGCCAGCCTGTTCGGCAAGTCGCCGATTAAGCCTCTGCAGGAACACATGACTGCGGTGGTGGATTGCGCTCAATATCTCGCCGCGTTTCTCGACGCCACCATCGCCGCAGACTGGAAGACCGCGGCCAACCTGCACGAACAGATTGGCAACACCGAGCACCGCGCTGACGAGCTGAAAAAACAGCTGCGCCTGCACCTGCCGAAAAGCCTGTTTATGCCCATGTCTCGCTCCGACCTGCTGGAATTGCTGTCTGTACAGGACAAAGTAGCCAATGCGGCTAAAGACATCTCCGGCATCATGCTGGGCCGCCAGATGGCTATTCCCGAACCTCTGCAGCCGAAGATGAAAGACTTTGTCGGTGCCGCCATCGCGGTAGCACAGCAAGCGCTGAAAGCTATCAATGAGTTGGACGAGTTACTGGAAACCGGTTTTAGCGGTGGCGAAATCGACATTATCGAACAGATGATCGAGCGCCTCGACGAACTGGAAGACACCACCGACGGTCTAGAACGGGAACTGCGCCAAAAGCTGTTTGCTCTGGAAGCTGACCTGCCACCGGTAGAGGTGATGTTTCTCTACCAAACCATTGGCGGTATTGGCGCCATGGCAGACCACGCCGAGCGTGTCGGTGGACGCCTGCAGCTGCTGCTGGCCCGCTAG
- a CDS encoding beta-ketoacyl synthase — translation MTALPVIVAFGGINAAGRSSFHQGYRRTVLDSLPASEQEKTIAGLACLMNLVSWENDHYVDAEGGTMSEAEVAHEYRQKVLDGTLIRRIEEDSHFDPDNVPCNNLLKLEATGEALKFITKRRSLPPVLPSDWRVVDIEDGKVQVEISGTAEGLVPNTRSIPVKSAGILPTGFEPAKLYNSRYQPRGLQLAIYGASDTVRSMGIDWDTVCNAVHPDEIGVYASSALGQLHDEGWGGVISNRFKGGRPSSKQIPMALNSMPADFLNAYVLGSVGHTESVAGACASFLYNLRSAVDDIRSGRRRVAVVGNSESPMNPEVLEGFTMMGALATEEGLAKIDGTDKPDPRKTSRPFGDNCGFTAGESAQYIILMDDALAVELGADIHGAVPDVFVNADGVKKSISSPGAGNYVSVAKAVAAAKAILGEESIRERSFVQAHGSSTPQNRVTESHIFHEVAEAFGIENWPVAAVKAYVGHSMAPASGDQMISTLGVFRYGLVPGVKTTDKVADDVYDDHLTIPLQDMDVGVGNLDVAFINAKGFGGNNATGVVMSPQVTEQMLQKRHAEQWAEYEARREQTRAAAADYEQQADRCELEPIYRFGEGIINEADIEITSEKMVMPGFAQPVVFDQNNPYGDMR, via the coding sequence ATGACAGCTTTACCGGTAATCGTTGCATTTGGCGGCATCAACGCCGCTGGCCGCAGTTCATTTCACCAGGGCTATCGCCGGACGGTGTTGGATTCTCTACCTGCCAGCGAGCAGGAAAAAACCATTGCTGGCCTCGCCTGCCTGATGAATCTGGTGAGCTGGGAAAACGACCACTATGTGGATGCGGAAGGCGGCACCATGAGCGAGGCAGAAGTGGCCCACGAGTACCGTCAAAAGGTGCTGGATGGCACGTTGATTCGCCGCATTGAAGAAGACAGTCACTTCGACCCGGATAACGTCCCCTGCAATAACTTGCTCAAGTTGGAAGCCACTGGCGAAGCCCTGAAATTCATTACTAAGCGCCGCAGTTTGCCACCGGTTTTGCCCTCCGACTGGCGTGTGGTGGATATCGAAGACGGTAAGGTGCAAGTGGAAATCAGCGGCACCGCTGAGGGCCTAGTGCCCAATACTCGTAGTATCCCAGTGAAATCTGCGGGCATTTTGCCCACCGGTTTCGAGCCCGCAAAACTGTACAACTCTCGCTACCAGCCCCGCGGTTTGCAGTTGGCCATCTACGGCGCGTCTGACACGGTACGCTCGATGGGCATTGACTGGGACACCGTATGCAACGCCGTGCATCCTGACGAAATTGGCGTCTACGCCAGTAGTGCACTGGGGCAGTTACACGACGAAGGTTGGGGTGGGGTGATTTCCAACCGCTTTAAGGGCGGCCGCCCCAGCTCCAAACAGATTCCTATGGCGCTGAACAGCATGCCAGCGGACTTCCTCAATGCCTATGTGCTGGGCAGCGTCGGCCATACCGAATCCGTTGCCGGCGCCTGTGCCAGCTTCCTCTACAACCTGCGCTCTGCGGTGGATGACATCCGCTCCGGTCGCCGCCGTGTGGCGGTAGTGGGCAATTCTGAGTCCCCGATGAACCCGGAGGTGCTGGAAGGCTTTACCATGATGGGTGCATTGGCCACTGAAGAAGGCCTGGCAAAAATCGACGGTACCGACAAGCCCGACCCGCGCAAAACCAGTCGTCCCTTTGGTGATAACTGTGGGTTTACCGCTGGTGAATCTGCCCAGTACATTATTTTGATGGACGATGCCTTGGCGGTGGAATTGGGAGCCGATATTCACGGCGCCGTACCGGATGTATTCGTCAACGCCGACGGTGTGAAAAAATCCATTTCCAGCCCTGGTGCCGGCAACTACGTATCGGTGGCCAAGGCGGTGGCGGCGGCCAAGGCGATTCTCGGTGAAGAATCCATACGTGAGCGCAGCTTTGTTCAGGCTCATGGTTCCAGTACCCCACAAAACCGGGTGACTGAATCCCATATCTTCCATGAAGTGGCCGAGGCTTTTGGCATCGAAAACTGGCCGGTGGCCGCAGTCAAAGCTTACGTGGGACACTCCATGGCTCCCGCTAGTGGCGACCAGATGATCAGCACCTTGGGCGTGTTCCGCTATGGTTTGGTACCTGGTGTTAAGACCACTGACAAAGTGGCGGACGACGTGTACGACGACCACCTCACGATTCCTCTGCAAGATATGGATGTGGGTGTCGGCAATCTGGATGTGGCATTTATCAATGCGAAGGGTTTTGGTGGCAACAACGCCACTGGTGTGGTGATGTCGCCCCAAGTGACTGAGCAGATGCTGCAAAAGCGCCATGCCGAGCAGTGGGCGGAATACGAAGCACGTCGGGAACAAACCCGTGCGGCTGCAGCTGATTACGAACAGCAGGCGGACCGCTGCGAGCTAGAACCGATTTATCGTTTTGGTGAAGGTATTATTAACGAAGCCGACATCGAAATTACGTCCGAAAAAATGGTGATGCCGGGCTTTGCCCAACCAGTAGTATTCGACCAGAATAATCCCTATGGGGATATGAGATAG
- a CDS encoding heavy metal-binding domain-containing protein — protein MENLIGFVTLLILGYVFGRLAERRHFRSIIKREHQYAGTLTFSAKTPPADMAVANARLVSGNVVVSVDYFKQVLAGLRALLGGRVSAYETLVERARREAILRMKEQARQLDAEMIFNVKLETASISKGEQQQVGSVEVFAYGTALVPQKTATASPNLGQPMASRESA, from the coding sequence ATGGAAAACCTGATTGGCTTTGTCACGCTGCTGATTCTCGGTTATGTGTTTGGCCGGCTGGCGGAGCGCCGCCACTTTCGCTCCATTATCAAACGCGAGCACCAATACGCAGGCACACTGACGTTTAGCGCCAAAACCCCTCCAGCGGATATGGCCGTGGCCAATGCTCGTTTGGTATCGGGCAATGTGGTGGTGTCGGTGGATTACTTCAAGCAGGTGCTGGCGGGGCTGCGGGCACTGCTTGGTGGGCGAGTAAGCGCTTACGAAACTTTAGTAGAGCGGGCTCGGCGCGAAGCCATTCTGCGCATGAAAGAACAGGCCCGGCAGTTGGACGCAGAGATGATTTTTAACGTCAAGTTGGAAACCGCGTCTATCTCCAAAGGCGAGCAACAGCAGGTGGGCAGTGTGGAAGTGTTTGCCTATGGCACTGCCCTGGTGCCTCAAAAAACCGCTACAGCCAGCCCGAATTTGGGCCAGCCCATGGCAAGCAGGGAGTCGGCTTAG
- a CDS encoding M48 family metallopeptidase translates to MEYQNPQVPEGINVSKQHPLKEFAWMLATVGAITLAVVLLLSLLAGWLVKFVPFSVEQQLASQVIQQLPPSASGPNHLQVETYLQQLADKLVANAPLPEGMTITVHYVDDSTVNAAATLGGHVLMYRGLLEKLPNENALAMVMAHEIAHVRHRDPMMSLGRGVVVTTALAALSGFSDTQLSGWVVGFSGNLTLLKFSRDQEHAADENGLLAVHATYGHTGGSEQLFEVLAQAHGDREAWATFLATHPLGDERIAALVEQAQRNGWQQSGPLTPLPEFVRQL, encoded by the coding sequence ATGGAATACCAAAACCCCCAAGTGCCGGAAGGCATTAATGTGTCGAAACAGCATCCGCTGAAAGAGTTTGCGTGGATGCTGGCCACGGTGGGGGCAATCACTCTGGCGGTGGTTCTGTTGTTGAGCTTGCTGGCCGGGTGGCTGGTGAAGTTTGTGCCTTTTTCGGTGGAGCAGCAGTTGGCAAGTCAGGTGATCCAGCAGTTGCCGCCGTCGGCATCCGGGCCAAACCATCTACAGGTCGAAACCTATTTACAGCAGTTGGCGGACAAGCTGGTGGCCAACGCGCCGCTCCCTGAAGGCATGACTATCACCGTTCACTATGTGGACGACAGCACGGTGAATGCGGCGGCCACACTGGGCGGCCATGTGCTGATGTATCGAGGCTTGCTGGAAAAACTGCCCAATGAAAATGCCCTGGCTATGGTGATGGCCCACGAAATTGCCCATGTACGCCACCGCGATCCGATGATGTCCCTTGGGCGCGGTGTGGTGGTGACCACCGCATTGGCCGCATTGAGCGGTTTTTCCGACACTCAGCTAAGTGGTTGGGTGGTGGGTTTTAGCGGCAATTTAACTCTGCTGAAATTTAGCCGCGACCAAGAGCACGCCGCCGATGAAAATGGTTTGCTGGCAGTGCATGCTACCTACGGGCATACCGGGGGCAGCGAACAGCTGTTTGAAGTGCTGGCGCAGGCTCACGGCGACAGAGAAGCCTGGGCCACTTTTCTCGCCACTCACCCACTAGGCGACGAGCGCATTGCGGCACTGGTAGAACAGGCACAGCGCAATGGCTGGCAGCAGTCTGGCCCGCTGACACCATTGCCGGAATTTGTTCGACAGCTTTGA
- a CDS encoding LytTR family transcriptional regulator, translated as MTNATGFGLRLSRWFDAQGYVFGSRVATHVLFWLLYYLSFSLIWANPEKGYFGSFYLEFVLLPVRILAAYALIYVLFPRYLLQKRFGRFFAAYLLLLAASGLLYRFCDYFFYDRLYLGQATAFFQFSEWLRNILLINTTVVVVGAIRLLKLLFVMQQQVEQTLPRKIEIKANRRTHLVDPARIVFIEGMGNYTTYYLDGGEKLVAYGTIKSALQSLPSQFVRLHRSYVVNKDHIESFNAEDVTVAHSTLPRGKEVSDDLLMPGA; from the coding sequence ATGACGAACGCGACAGGTTTTGGGCTGCGCTTGAGCCGTTGGTTTGATGCCCAGGGTTATGTGTTTGGCTCACGGGTTGCCACCCATGTGTTGTTTTGGTTGCTTTACTACCTGTCGTTCAGCTTGATATGGGCCAATCCTGAGAAAGGCTACTTCGGTTCGTTTTACTTGGAGTTCGTGTTGCTGCCGGTTCGCATTTTGGCGGCGTACGCGTTGATTTATGTGTTGTTCCCCCGCTACTTGCTGCAGAAGCGCTTTGGGCGATTCTTCGCAGCGTACCTGCTGCTGCTTGCCGCTTCCGGTTTGCTCTACCGGTTTTGTGATTACTTTTTTTACGACCGGTTATACCTGGGTCAAGCCACCGCGTTTTTTCAGTTCTCCGAATGGTTACGCAATATTCTGCTAATTAACACGACGGTGGTGGTGGTCGGGGCCATTCGCCTGCTCAAGTTGTTGTTTGTTATGCAACAGCAGGTTGAGCAAACATTGCCTCGAAAAATCGAGATAAAAGCCAATCGCCGTACTCACCTGGTAGATCCGGCGCGTATTGTCTTTATAGAGGGTATGGGAAACTACACCACCTATTACCTGGACGGTGGCGAAAAGCTGGTGGCTTACGGCACCATTAAATCAGCTCTACAATCACTGCCGTCGCAATTTGTGCGCTTACACCGCTCCTATGTGGTGAACAAGGATCATATCGAGTCGTTTAATGCAGAAGATGTAACTGTGGCCCACAGTACATTACCCAGAGGCAAAGAAGTGAGCGACGACCTGTTGATGCCGGGAGCTTAG
- a CDS encoding dicarboxylate/amino acid:cation symporter translates to MTLTTRILIGMLAGMLVGGVINGATGAGWIANANEFFLVDLVFDPVGAIFIACLKMAVIPVVFFSLTCGSAAMGANARMGRLAGGTLGLYLITTAMAVAIALLIANIIDPGIGVPREGFDAFEPKNAPGLKDVIVGMFPTNPVQAMAEGKMLQIIMFCILLGIALSMAGDAGNRVLVVFQDVNEVVLKMITLILHLAPYGVFALLAKQFSLFGWSEFVKVGLYMVAVAVALVVHFCVTYPGLLKLFTGLNPLTFVKNVRPAMITAFSTSSSAATMPVTMSVVKRRLGVDNRVASFTIPLGATINMDGTAIMQGVATVFIAQVYGVELSFVAYLTVIVTATLASVGTAAVPSAGLIMLAIVLQQLELPAEAIGMILGVDRLLDMMRTCVNIGGDCAVSTIVAKRNDMLDETVFNDLSDGDDHRVRPNTPSGQLDTRE, encoded by the coding sequence ATGACTCTCACAACGCGAATTTTGATCGGAATGCTGGCTGGAATGCTGGTGGGTGGTGTGATCAATGGGGCAACTGGTGCTGGCTGGATTGCCAACGCCAACGAGTTTTTTCTGGTGGATCTGGTGTTTGATCCAGTGGGCGCGATTTTTATTGCCTGCCTGAAAATGGCGGTGATTCCGGTGGTGTTCTTTTCCCTCACCTGTGGTTCTGCGGCCATGGGTGCCAACGCTCGTATGGGGCGCCTGGCGGGGGGCACGCTGGGGTTGTATTTAATCACCACTGCCATGGCGGTGGCGATTGCGCTGTTGATTGCCAATATTATCGACCCGGGTATCGGTGTGCCCAGAGAGGGATTTGATGCCTTCGAACCCAAAAATGCCCCTGGCCTGAAAGACGTGATTGTGGGTATGTTCCCCACCAACCCGGTACAGGCGATGGCAGAGGGCAAGATGCTGCAGATCATTATGTTCTGCATTCTGTTGGGCATTGCCCTGTCCATGGCCGGTGATGCGGGCAACCGAGTATTGGTGGTCTTCCAGGACGTTAATGAGGTCGTGCTGAAGATGATTACCTTGATTCTTCACCTGGCACCCTACGGTGTGTTTGCGTTGTTAGCGAAACAGTTCAGCCTGTTTGGCTGGTCGGAGTTTGTCAAAGTGGGGCTCTATATGGTGGCGGTTGCCGTCGCCCTGGTGGTGCACTTCTGTGTTACCTACCCGGGGCTGTTAAAGCTGTTCACCGGGCTGAATCCACTGACCTTCGTAAAAAACGTGCGCCCGGCCATGATTACCGCATTCAGCACCTCGTCCAGCGCCGCCACCATGCCGGTGACCATGAGTGTAGTAAAGCGTCGCCTGGGGGTGGATAACCGGGTTGCGTCGTTCACCATTCCCCTGGGAGCCACCATCAACATGGATGGCACCGCCATTATGCAGGGGGTGGCCACGGTGTTTATCGCCCAAGTGTACGGGGTGGAGCTAAGCTTTGTGGCCTATCTGACGGTGATTGTGACCGCCACCCTGGCCTCGGTGGGTACTGCAGCGGTGCCTTCTGCGGGGCTGATTATGCTCGCTATTGTCCTGCAACAGCTGGAGTTGCCAGCGGAAGCCATCGGTATGATTCTGGGGGTAGACCGGCTGCTGGATATGATGCGCACCTGCGTCAATATCGGCGGTGATTGTGCGGTAAGCACCATTGTTGCCAAACGCAACGATATGCTGGATGAAACCGTGTTTAATGACCTGTCCGATGGCGACGACCACAGGGTGCGCCCAAATACGCCCTCAGGGCAGCTCGATACGCGGGAATAA
- a CDS encoding Rho-binding antiterminator — MPYSPIPCSIHDHLELACIAGALLRIDCDSGETLEATAITIQARSDKTEWLLCQLPDNKQQAIRLDHIKGFEPISPKGLFPRIELP, encoded by the coding sequence ATGCCCTACTCACCGATCCCATGCTCCATACACGATCACTTGGAACTGGCTTGCATTGCCGGTGCGCTGCTGCGTATTGACTGCGACAGTGGTGAAACCCTGGAAGCCACTGCCATCACCATTCAGGCACGCAGCGACAAAACCGAATGGCTGCTGTGTCAATTACCTGACAACAAACAACAGGCGATCCGCCTAGATCATATCAAGGGCTTTGAGCCCATAAGCCCCAAAGGGTTATTCCCGCGTATCGAGCTGCCCTGA